GCCCTGCACAGTTCCCGGCCACCCATCGGGCAATAGCTCTGCGGGTAACTGTGGATCCGTGCGGCTCAAAGTCAGCCAATCGAAGTGCAGTTCCACGCGCTTGACCAGCGCATCCACCGGCGTCAACGACTCAGCACTGACCTTCCGCCACTTCGCACCGAACTCCGCATAGTCTTCTGCCAAATCCTTTAGCTCAAAAGCATCGACGAGCATGGCCTCCGTCGTCGGCGGCTGAGGCGTTCCATAGACGACGATCGGCGAGATCTCCGCCTGCTCCGGGCCGAGAATCGTGGCGACATCATGCTCCCCAGGAGCCACCCACGGCCCGCCGTCGACCTGCCCGAAGCCGGCCCAGGACAGCCGCGACGCCATCTGATGGCGCAGAGTCCGCTTCGACTCGGGCACCTGGATGCGCACAAACGTCCACCGGCCATCCCAGTCCTGCGGCTGCCAGCCGGCGAACATCTTCTCCTGGCCCTCACGCAGGACCACCCGGCCACGATCGGACAGAGTGTAGAAGGTCTTCCGACCTTCCTTGTGCCGCACGATGAAGTTCTTTGCCGTCATCCGCTGCAACACGGACCTCGCTGCCGACTCCCCCACGCCGAGCTTGCCCATGACGAACACGATCGAGGCACCGCTGAGCGGCCTGGGGTCATCGAGCATGTGCAGGCCGGCGAGCGCAAAGAAGAGTGACTGTGGGTGAACCGTCATGCCCCTACTTTACGGTCCCAGGATCACTCCGAAACATCAATTAATCGCATTTCGTTGACGTTACAACAAACTCCTGCATAGTATTGAGAGCGGCCCCGTCAGCGGCGATCGGGCTCCTTCCCAGCACAGAACATCGCACAGAACAACCAGCAAACTCGACCACACGAGCCACACAATCAGCGAGGATCACATGGCTTCCACGAAATCGCCAGAGAAATCGACACCGATGCTCAAACGCGCAGCCGCCTCGGCGTACCTGGGCAGCGTCATCGAGTATTACGACTTCTTCGTCTACTCCGTCTGCGCGGCACTCGTCTTCAAAGACGTCTTCTTCTCGAACCTCACCCCGGCCATCGGCACACTGGCCAGCCTGGCCACCTTCGCCACCGGCTACCTGGCTCGCCCACTGGGCGGCATCATCTTCGGTCACTTCGGCGACAAGCTCGGCCGCAAACGCATGCTCGTCGTCAGCATGTTCACCATCGGCATCGCATCGACCGCGATCGGGCTGCTGCCGACCTACGACCAAGCTGGTCTCATCGCTCCCGTTCTCCTCATCCTCATCCGCGTCATCCAGGGCGTGGCCATCGGCGGCGAATGGGGAGGCGCCATGCTCATGTCCGCCGAGCATGCCACCAAGAACCGCGGCTTCTGGGCCAGCTTCACCAGCGCCGGCGCACCCACCGGCCAGCTCGTCTCCGCTCTCGTCATCGCCGGTACCCTGGCCGCCATGGGCCCCGAGACCTTCATCGCCTGGGGCTGGCGACTGCCCTTCCTCGCCTCGATCCTGCTGCTGATCATCGGCGTGATCGTCCGCTCCGCCGTCGACGAGTCCCCAGAGTTCATAGCGGCGAAGTCACGCACACCCAAGAAGGGGCTTCCGATCCTCGCGACCCTGCGCAAGCAGCCGCTGACCCTGCTGTTCTCCGTCGGTGTCGGCCTGTCGGCGTTCATGTTCCAGGGTCTGCTCACCACCTACTCGGTGGCCTACGGCGTCCAGATCGGCATCGAACGGCAGACGATCCTCAACGCTCTGTCCTTCTCCTCGTTCTTCGCGATCTTCGGCATCATCGGCTGGTCCCGCCTCTCCGACACCATCGGTCGCCGCCCACTCGTCATCGCCGGAGCCGTGTTCATCGCCATCTGGGGCTTCGCCCTCTTCCCGATGCTCGACACGAAGAACGGCGTCATCATCACCATCGGCATGGTCGTCGGCCAAGGCATCATCCATCCGATGATCTACGGACCCTTGGCCGGCCTCTACTCGGAACTCTTCGACACCGAGCACCGCTACACCGGTGCCTCCCTGGGCTACCAGATCGCCGGCATCGGCGCGGGCATCTCTCCCGTTCTCTTCGCCGCGATCATGAGCTCCACCGGATCACCGTCGACGATCCCGCTGTCCCTGGTCCTCCTCGTCATCGCCGCCATCAGCATCCTGTGCATCTGGCGACTCGGTGAGACGAAGTCACGCAACCTGTCCGAACAGCGCTTCGCCGAGACTCCGCCCGCCACCGGTGCTCCGGCAGGCACCTCGACCGACACCCCACCGGCAGCCATGGAAGGACCCAATCAGTGACCTTCACCCACCCCAGCCTGGCCCGGCTCTCCGAACGCCAGGCCACCGACTACGGCGAGAAGACCGCCATCACCTTCGCCGGCATCCGGTATTCCTACGCCCAAATGCACGCACGCACCCTGGCCTGCGCCGCTGACCTTCGCGCTCGCGGTGTTCGCCGAGGTGACCGCATCGCCTACCTCGGGCCCAACCACCCGGCGACGATCGTCGTCCTGCTGGCCTGCCTGCGGCTGGGGGCGATCTTCATTCCGCTCAACTGGCGCCTGGCCCCGGCCGAGCTCGACTACCAGCTGACCCTCGCCGAGGTGACCCGCCTCTACGTCGCCCCCGAGATGTCCGAGACCGCGGCAGGACTCACGGCCGACGCGGGCCAGGAAACGGTTCGCTGGGAGGAAACGACCACCTCGGCGCCGGTATCGATTGTGCCTGCGGCCGAGGTCGACGGTGACGAGCCGGCGTTCCTGCTCTTCACCTCCGGAACGACCGGGAGGCCCAAGGGGGCGGTGCTCTCACACGCCAACCTGCTGTGGAACTCCTTCAACCTCCTCCTCAACTCGGACCTCACCGCCGCCGACGTCACCCTGGTCACCGCTCCCCTGTTCCACGTCATCGGCCTCGACCAGCAGGTGATGACCAGCTACCTGCGCGGTGGCCACATGCTCATCGAGTCCAAATGGGATGTGGATCGGGCCTTCGACGCCATCGAGCACGAAGGTCTGACCTGGATGGCCGGGGTGACGACCATGTTCGCCGACATGCTCCAATCGCCGAGGTGGAACACGGCCGACCTGTCCTCACTGCGGTTCGTCAACTCCGGTGGCGCCCCGATTCCGGTCTCCCTCATCGAAGCATTTCAGGCCAAGGACATCATGTTCTGCCAGGGTTACGGACTCACCGAGACCTCCCCTGGGTGCACCTTCCTGCCTGCCGCGAACGCCCTGGACAAACCAGGGTCGGCGGGACGGGCCGTGCCCTTCACCGAGGTCGAGGTCCGCGATGCCTCGGACAATGTGTGCTCGGCCGGAGTCAAGGGTGAGATCGTCGTCCGCGGACCCAATGTCACCAACGGCTACTGGAACAACCAGGCCGCGACCGATGCGGCGTTCTCCCCCGGCGGCTGGTTCCACACCGGTGACATCGGCTACCTCGACGACGACGGGTTCCTCTTCATCGTCGACCGGCTCAAGGACATGTTCATCTCCGGTGGGGAAAACGTCTACCCCGCCGAGGTGGAATCCGCCCTCTTCGACCACCCCGCCGTGGCCGAGGCCGCCGTCGTCGCAGCCAACGACGACCGGTGGGGCGAAGTCGGGCACGCCTTCGTCATCCTTGCAGCCTCTGAGGCCGGGGCTGACGCTGCGGCGTCTCCACCGACGAGTGAAGAGCTGCGCGAGTTCCTGCTCACTCGTCTGGCCAAGTACAAGGTGCCGAAGTACTTCGACCTCGTCGACGAACTCCCGCGCACCGGTTCAGGCAAGGTCCACAAAGTCTCCCTGCGCACCACCGGAGGCCTCGGCGCACACTCGACCAACACAGCACCAGCACCATCGAAGGACAACGCATGACCAACGCCACCTCTTCTCACCTCACGGACGTCTCTTCGCAGCCGTCCACGACCGATATCTCCGAGACCCTGCGCTTCACCACCGAGGGCAACATCGGCATCCTCACACTCGACCGTCCGGCCAAACGCAATGCCCTCGACGACGCGACGGTGGCGGCCCTGGGCGAGTTCTTCCGCACCCCGCCCGAGGTCTCGGCGATCGTGCTGACGACCGTCGGCGATCACTTCTGCGCCGGTCTCGACCTGTCCGAGATGGCCGAACGAGACGCCGTGGCGGGCCTCCACCATTCCCGCGGCTGGCACAAGACGATGGGCATGATCACCGAATCCGAGATTCCCGTCGTCGCCGTGCTTCAGGGCGGGGTCATCGGCGGTGGCCTCGAACTCGCCACTGCCGCCCACCTGCGGGTGGCCGAAGACTCCGCCTATTTCGCTCTGCCCGAAGGCAAGCGCGGACTCTTCGTCGGCGGCGGCGCCTCGGTGCGAGTGCCCCGGCTGATCGGTCTCAGTCGTGTCCAGGACATGATGCTCACCGGCCGAAAGTTCGACGCCGCCGAGGCAGAGGCGATCGGCCTCGTCAACTACCGGGTGCCCGTCGGCGACGGCCTGGCCAAGGCCAAGGAGCTCGCCGCCTCGATCGCGTCGAACTCCCCGGTGACGAACTATGCGATCACCCAGACCCTGCCGCGCATCGTCGAATCCGGCCGCGACGAGGGCTACATGATGGAATCCCTCATGGCCTCCGTCGCCCAGTCGAGCACCGAGGCCAAGGACCTCATGCGGTCCTTCCTCGACGGCTCCGGCCCCAAGGTCAACAAGTGAGGAACTCCGACATGCCAAAAGTCATCCGCGAAGTCCCCTCCGACGCCATCAAGACCAGCCGCATCGGTGCCTTCCTCACCTGGGTCAATGCCAAGTTCGGGTGCTCGTTTGCTTGCTGGGAGGATCTCTACACCTGGTCGATCACCGACATCGAGGACTTCTGGGAATCCGTGTGGGAGTACTTCGAGGTGAAGTCCCACAGCCCGTATACCTCGGTGCTCGAGGAGCGCGTGATGCCTCACGCCCAGTGGTTCACCGGAGCAACGCTGAACTACACCGAGCACTCGCTCGGTGCCGAGTCACAGGCCGATGATGCGGCTGTGACCGCGGTGTCCCAGACACGAGAGGACTTCACACTCACCTTCGCCGAGCTGCGTGCCGAGGTCGCACGCGTTCGTGCCGGACTCAAGTCCTTGGGCGTCGGCAAGGGCGACCGGGTCGTCGGGTATCTGCCCAACCAGCCCGAGGCGCTCGTCGCGTTCCTCGCCGCCGCCAGTCTCGGCGCGATATGGGCCAGCTGCGCACCTGAGTTCGGCACCCAGTCCGTCATCGACCGCTTCAGCCAGGTCGAACCCACGGTGCTGCTCGCGATCGGCGGATACATGTACGGTGACAAAACCGTCGACCGCGGTGCCGAACTCGCCGAGGTCGTCGCCGCGTTGCCGAGTCTCACCCACCTCGTGTCCGTCGACTACGGGGACTTCACCCTCGGCGAGGGGCTGCGCGAACGGTTCACGTCTGGGGTTGGACTCGACCACCCGGTCGACGTCGTGGATTATGCGGACCTCGGGGCCACCTCGGCGGACGCGACGGACACGGCCACCTCGACGGGGGAAGACCTCGAGTTCGAACCGGTCGACTTCGACCATCCGCTGTTCATCCTCTTCTCCTCCGGCACCACCGGCAAGCCCAAGGCCATCGTCCACAGCCACGGCGGCATCCTGCTCGAGACGCTGAAGAACCACAGCTTCCACTTCGACCTGGGACCGGGCAGCCAGTTCTGCTGGTTCTCCACCACCGCATGGATGATGTGGAACGCCCTCGTCGGCGGGCTGGTCGTCGGATCATCGATCGTCATGATCGACGGCAACCCCAACTTTCCCGATCCCAAGGAACTCTGGCGCATCGCCGCGAACACCGAGGCCACACTCATGGGTGTCGCACCCGGTGCGATCATGTCCGCCCGCAAGGCCGGGTTCAATCCCACCGAGGAATTCGACCTCTCGACGATCTCCCAGTTCGGCGCCGCCGGCGCACCCCTTCCGGCCGAGGGCTACGAATGGGTGATCGACCAGTTCGGACCCGAGGTGCTGCTGAATGTGGGGTGTGGGGGCACCGATGTATGCACCGGCATCCTCCAAGCCTCACCACTGTCACCCGTGTATTCGGGCGAAATGTCGGGAGCCTCCCTCGGCTTCGCCGCCACCGCCTTCGACTCGGAGGGCAACGAGGTGCTCGATGATCTGGGCGAACTCGTCATCATCCAGCCGACACCGTCCATGCCCGTGACCTTCTGGGGCGAGAACGGTGATGCCCGGTATGAGGCGGCGTACTTCGACAAATACCCCGGCATCTGGCGCCACGGCGACTGGGCGAAGTTCACCACCGGCGGCGGGGTCGTCGTCACCGGCCGCTCCGACGCCACCCTCAACCGCGGCGGAGTCCGACTGGGCACCGCAGACTTCTATACCGTCCTCGACGCTCTCCCCGAGGTGACCGATGCCCTGGTCATCCACCTCGAGGATCCCGACGGCGGGATGGGCGAACTCGTCCTCTTCGTCCAGTGCGAACCCGGAGTGACTTTCACACCCGAGCTGTCCACTCGGATCCGCGCTGCTTTGAAGAAGCGGCTATCGCCCCGGCACACCCCCGACGAGGTGGTCCCAGTGACCCGGATTCCGCTGGGGCGGACGGGCAAGAAGCTCGAGGTCCCGGTCAAACGCATCGTCCAAGGTGCCACCGCCGATTCGGTGGCGAGCGCCGGAGCCCTGCAGGACCCTCGTTCCCTCGATGAGTATGTGGAGTATGCGCGGACGCGGCAGTCGACGGTGAACGCATGAGCACCATCGCGATCATCGGCACCGGAGTCATCGGTGCCGCCTGGGCCACCGGGTTCCTCGCCGCTGGGCACACAGTCACGGCCTTCGATCCGGCGCCTGGCGCCGAAGCCCGACTTCGTGAGCAGGTGTCGACCTTCGTCGGCGAGGCGGGCGCGGCGGCCGCATCAGCGGGTGGCGATTCGTCGACTGCCGCTGCGGCCACCACCCCTTCATCGGACGAACTCACCTTCGCACCCAGCCTCGCCGAGGCGGTCGCCGATGCTGATTTCGTGCAGGAGAACGGGCCGGAACGCCTCGAGGTCAAACAGGCGATGCTCGCAGAGATCGACGCCGCGGCACCTGCATCCGCGGTCATCGCCTCCTCGACCTCCGGATTCTCCCCCAGCCAATTGAACGCACATGCGACGAAGGCTCCGGGACGCATCATCGTCGGTCATCCCTTCAACCCGGCCCACCTGGTCCCCCTGGTCGAGGTCGTACCCTCAACGGGCACCTCGGCGACGGTCGTCGATCGTGCACTGGAGGTCTACCGGGCGATCGGGAAGAAGCCGATCCTCGTGCGCGCCGAGCTGCCCGGCCATGTGGCCAACCGACTCCAGGCCGCGATGTGGCAGGAAGCGTATTCGCTCGTCGATCGTGGAGTCGTGTCCGTGACCGACATCGACACGGCGATCTCCTCCGGGCCGGGCCTGCGGTGGGCGATCCTCGGACCGCTGGCCCAACAGTCCCTGTCCGGTGGTGCCGGCGGTATGCGGCACGTGCTCGACCATCTGGGGCCACCGCAGGAGGTGTGGATGCACGACCTCGAGCAGGTCCACCTCGGCGAGGATCTCAAGGAGAAGCTCATCTCCGGAGTCGACGAGGAACTCGACGGGCGTGACCCGGCGGTGCTGGCCAAGCAGCGCGACGACATGCTCCTCGAAATCATCGCCCTCAAACGCAAGTACGGCGAACTGCCGTAATCCCGACACCATCCCCTCGCCCGCACCCGGGAACTGCGCTCGTCACCATCGAAGAAGGACACCCATGATCTACCAGCCCAACATCGACCTCTCGACGATCACCGCGATCGACGTGCACACCCATGTCGAGGCCGATGACCACCAGCACACGTCGCTCGATTCCGAGCTCCTCGACGCCTCGGCGGGGTACTTCCGGGCACCGGTGCCGCGCACACCCACGGTCGACGACCTCGCCGCCTACTACAGGGAGCGCAACATGGCCGCGGTGATCTTCACCGTCGACGCCACGACCGCGCTGGGCGGGCATCCCCCTGTGTCGTCGGAGATGATCGCGCAGAAGGCCGCCGAGCACAATGACGTCCTCATCCCCTTCGGCTCCGTCGATCCCCACAACGTCGCCGAGGCGGTCGCCCGGATCCAGGACCTCGCCGTCAACTACGGGGTCAGGGGCATGAAATTCCACCCGAGCCTGCAGGACTTCGACCCCAGCGAACGCAGGTACTACCCGATCTACGAGGCCTGCGCACAGCACGGGCTCGTCGCACTGTTCCACACGGGGCAGACGGGAATCGGCGCCGGACTGCCCGGAGGTCGCGGCATCAAGCTGCGCTACTCAGACCCGATGCTGCTCGACGATGTGGCCGCGGATTTGCCGGAGCTGACGATGATCTTCGCCCACCCCTCGGTGCCCTGGGCCGATGCCTCGATCTCGATCGCCACGCACAAGGCCAACGTCTACATCGACCTCTCCGGCTGGTCCCCGAAGTACTTCCCACCACAACTGACCCGGGCGATCGGGTCAATGCTGAAGACCAAGACGCTCTTCGGCTCCGACTTCCCACTCATCACCCCCGAACGCTGGATCAACGACTTCGAAGCCCTGGGCATCAAGGAAGAAGCCGTGCCGCTGATCATGAAGGAGAATGCTGTACGAGTGCTGGGGTTGTGAGAAGGTCATTCTGATACGTCGTATCAACGCGTGAAATCAGCCATGAGCATCGATTCCGCCCGGAGGTCGGCTCACGCACTCGGTTGGGAGATCCTCTGAAATCTCTGCGATCAGGCTCGTATTCCGTTCCATGTCTGTTCGCGCGCGACGAGCCAGGCGTAGACTCAACATGACTTCCCACTCCATCGCGAAGGGTGATCATCGTGCCGATCGAAGACGGTATGCGCAACGCCACCAAGAACCTCGACAAGGCTGCCGAAGCGGCGCCGACCTCCCACGTCGAACATGCCACCGACCATGAGAAGAAGCGGGAAGACGCCGACGAACGCACACGCAGTGACGACCAGGATCGCGAGACCGAAGAACCGGACGACGATTCCGAGGGCTGAGGTCTCCACCGAGGTCTCAGAACTGGATGCCGCGGGTGAGTGCACCATCGATCAGGAGGTTCGCTCCCGAGGTTCGACTCGACAGCGGACTCGAGAGGAAGACGACGCTCGCGGCCGTCTCCTCCGGAGTTCCCATCCTTCCCGTGGGGTTGAGCCCCATCGCGAACGAGAACAGTTCCGGATCACTCGTTTCGATCCCCGGCCAGACACCGTTCTCGTGATAGGTGTTGCCCGGCGACACCGTATTCACCCTGACGCCCTTGTCAGCCAGACTGAGAGCCAGTCCAGCCATGTACCCGATGATCGCGGTCTTCATCGTCCCGTAGGGCCCGGAGGCGAAGTCCGCTTCCCGACCCGAAACGCTGGAGATGGAGATCAGCGAGGCCACATCGCTGCTCTCCAGGTACGGGATCGTCGCCTTCGACAGGTGCACCGTCCCCATCATGTCGACGTTGAATGACTCGTGCCAGTTCTCCTCGGTGTCCGGGATCGCCAGCGCACTGACACTGTTGACGACCATGTCGATGCCGCCGAACTCCGCCACCGTGGCTTCGACCCATGCCGTCAGCGCGTCACCGTCCTGAACGTCGAGGACCGTGCCGGTGACCGGCGCATTCGCGGACAGCGTCTCCTCCGCCTCGGCGACTTCCGCCGCATTCCGTGCGCAGAAGGCAGCATTGGCCCCTTCGGCAAGGAACGCCTCGACGATGGCGCGTCCGATGCCTCGCGTGCCTCCGGTGACCATCGCGGTCTTCCCGCTGATCTTCAAGTCCACGGCATTCCCCTTCTTCTCAGCGTCCAGCTGCTACATCATCGACCGGGCGCGATCGCGCAGGTCCGCGTGGAGACCTCCGAAGGCACTGCGCTCGGGAAGCAGGGATTTCGCGATCTTCGTCACGACGCTGTAGTTGGTGTCGACCACGTTGGCGACCGGCACCAGGGAAATCTGCGTCAGCAGCTGATAGGCGTCCATCGTCTCCAGCTCGAAGAGTTCGCCGAGCCAGCCGATCATCTGCACCTGCGAGATCCTCCACGAATCCTCCATCGGCCGCGAGGACCCCACGATCATCCAATGGTCGTCGGTTTCCAGCCGGGGCCAGGCGGGGCCACCGCCCTTGATGAGGTCGACGATCACGGTGGAGTTCATGGCACCCTCGACGGCGGTCCCACAAGCTTCGCCTTCGCCTTGCCTGTAGTGCCCGTCTCCGAGTGAGAACAGCGCACCGTCGACGTTGACCCTGAAATACGCCGTGGCGCCGACCTTCATCTCGGGCGTGTCCATGTTTCCGCCGAACCGTTCGGGAGTCAGCGAGGAATGAACCTCTCCACCGGCCGGGGCCACACCAACGGTGCCGAGCATGGGTTCGAGCGGCAGCGCCAGCTCGAAATCTCCATGCCGTGCCTGGAACCCCACAGTCTGCGCTGCCGAATCGATCTCGTAGATCCACGCGGCTTCCGGCAGAGCATCGTGGAGGAGGCTCGTCCTGTCCGTCATCGTCAGTCCGCCGAAGAACGGGATCGTGGCCGAGGCTCCCCAGCTCCGGGCCGGGCTGAGATCGACGATGTGGATCGCGAGCGTGTCACCGGGTTCGGCGCCGTCGACGAAGAACGGGCCCGTCTGCGGATTGAGGAACCTCGGGTCGAGTCTGCTGCTCGGCACATCCATCGCCGAGGTGATCGCATTGTTGAATGCGTCCTCTGACCACAGTCGCAGGGCAGTTCCCGGTCGGATGGTGGCGACCGGTTGCGAACCGCCGAAGGTGTAAACGAACTGATCGCGCTCAGGAGCAAAGTCGAGGACGTCCATACTTGATTCTACGTGATCTGCGACACAAGGCCAACGGTTCGGATCATTCGGCAGGATACGCCGCAGCGGGCGCCGCGACGCAGCTGGGTCCACGTCGAGACGTCTTAACGACTAGAATCAACTCTGATGGCTGTCGATACGCATAGGACGCCTGATGCTCCGACCGGTGATCCCTCCGGTCGTGACCGAACACAGGCTGAGGGCAGGGGATGGCTGTATCGGGCAACCTCGATTTGGGCATTGGCGATCGGATTCATCGCGGTGACCATCATCGCCGCCGGCCCCATGCGGGTCTTCGACTACACGCTCAATCGGCGCTGGCTCTACCTCTTCAACCCTGATCTGGTGTGGTTCGCCCAGAATGTTCTCGACAGTATCGCAGGTCAAGCGGTTTGTCTGCCCGTTTTGGCGATCGTGGCCATCGTGCTCTCACGCCGCACCCAGTCCTGGCGTCCGATCGGATTCGCCTTGGCCACCGAGGCGGCTTTCTTCATCGGAGTCGGCGGCCTGAAATTCCTGCTCGCGCGGCCCGCAACGACTCTGCACGACCCGAGGTTCTTCCAAGGAGGGCTGCTCGAGTTCGGCGACCGCGGGATCAGCTACCCTTCGGGCCACACCTCCGAGGCGGTGC
The Brevibacterium marinum genome window above contains:
- a CDS encoding 3-hydroxyacyl-CoA dehydrogenase NAD-binding domain-containing protein, whose protein sequence is MSTIAIIGTGVIGAAWATGFLAAGHTVTAFDPAPGAEARLREQVSTFVGEAGAAAASAGGDSSTAAAATTPSSDELTFAPSLAEAVADADFVQENGPERLEVKQAMLAEIDAAAPASAVIASSTSGFSPSQLNAHATKAPGRIIVGHPFNPAHLVPLVEVVPSTGTSATVVDRALEVYRAIGKKPILVRAELPGHVANRLQAAMWQEAYSLVDRGVVSVTDIDTAISSGPGLRWAILGPLAQQSLSGGAGGMRHVLDHLGPPQEVWMHDLEQVHLGEDLKEKLISGVDEELDGRDPAVLAKQRDDMLLEIIALKRKYGELP
- a CDS encoding amidohydrolase family protein, giving the protein MIYQPNIDLSTITAIDVHTHVEADDHQHTSLDSELLDASAGYFRAPVPRTPTVDDLAAYYRERNMAAVIFTVDATTALGGHPPVSSEMIAQKAAEHNDVLIPFGSVDPHNVAEAVARIQDLAVNYGVRGMKFHPSLQDFDPSERRYYPIYEACAQHGLVALFHTGQTGIGAGLPGGRGIKLRYSDPMLLDDVAADLPELTMIFAHPSVPWADASISIATHKANVYIDLSGWSPKYFPPQLTRAIGSMLKTKTLFGSDFPLITPERWINDFEALGIKEEAVPLIMKENAVRVLGL
- a CDS encoding phosphatase PAP2 family protein; translated protein: MAVDTHRTPDAPTGDPSGRDRTQAEGRGWLYRATSIWALAIGFIAVTIIAAGPMRVFDYTLNRRWLYLFNPDLVWFAQNVLDSIAGQAVCLPVLAIVAIVLSRRTQSWRPIGFALATEAAFFIGVGGLKFLLARPATTLHDPRFFQGGLLEFGDRGISYPSGHTSEAVLVYGAVVYLIANYSGASRQLVRVLCWVVVAITANSVVVSFLLGWHWITDLIGGLLAGGLFLRILVQYDTRARRRLQRRANTVAASP
- a CDS encoding MFS transporter, yielding MASTKSPEKSTPMLKRAAASAYLGSVIEYYDFFVYSVCAALVFKDVFFSNLTPAIGTLASLATFATGYLARPLGGIIFGHFGDKLGRKRMLVVSMFTIGIASTAIGLLPTYDQAGLIAPVLLILIRVIQGVAIGGEWGGAMLMSAEHATKNRGFWASFTSAGAPTGQLVSALVIAGTLAAMGPETFIAWGWRLPFLASILLLIIGVIVRSAVDESPEFIAAKSRTPKKGLPILATLRKQPLTLLFSVGVGLSAFMFQGLLTTYSVAYGVQIGIERQTILNALSFSSFFAIFGIIGWSRLSDTIGRRPLVIAGAVFIAIWGFALFPMLDTKNGVIITIGMVVGQGIIHPMIYGPLAGLYSELFDTEHRYTGASLGYQIAGIGAGISPVLFAAIMSSTGSPSTIPLSLVLLVIAAISILCIWRLGETKSRNLSEQRFAETPPATGAPAGTSTDTPPAAMEGPNQ
- a CDS encoding PaaX family transcriptional regulator, giving the protein MTVHPQSLFFALAGLHMLDDPRPLSGASIVFVMGKLGVGESAARSVLQRMTAKNFIVRHKEGRKTFYTLSDRGRVVLREGQEKMFAGWQPQDWDGRWTFVRIQVPESKRTLRHQMASRLSWAGFGQVDGGPWVAPGEHDVATILGPEQAEISPIVVYGTPQPPTTEAMLVDAFELKDLAEDYAEFGAKWRKVSAESLTPVDALVKRVELHFDWLTLSRTDPQLPAELLPDGWPGTVQGELFRSMDAGLRKQESTAISGFFTGESTEFW
- a CDS encoding acetamidase/formamidase family protein, with the protein product MDVLDFAPERDQFVYTFGGSQPVATIRPGTALRLWSEDAFNNAITSAMDVPSSRLDPRFLNPQTGPFFVDGAEPGDTLAIHIVDLSPARSWGASATIPFFGGLTMTDRTSLLHDALPEAAWIYEIDSAAQTVGFQARHGDFELALPLEPMLGTVGVAPAGGEVHSSLTPERFGGNMDTPEMKVGATAYFRVNVDGALFSLGDGHYRQGEGEACGTAVEGAMNSTVIVDLIKGGGPAWPRLETDDHWMIVGSSRPMEDSWRISQVQMIGWLGELFELETMDAYQLLTQISLVPVANVVDTNYSVVTKIAKSLLPERSAFGGLHADLRDRARSMM
- a CDS encoding SDR family oxidoreductase, whose amino-acid sequence is MDLKISGKTAMVTGGTRGIGRAIVEAFLAEGANAAFCARNAAEVAEAEETLSANAPVTGTVLDVQDGDALTAWVEATVAEFGGIDMVVNSVSALAIPDTEENWHESFNVDMMGTVHLSKATIPYLESSDVASLISISSVSGREADFASGPYGTMKTAIIGYMAGLALSLADKGVRVNTVSPGNTYHENGVWPGIETSDPELFSFAMGLNPTGRMGTPEETAASVVFLSSPLSSRTSGANLLIDGALTRGIQF
- a CDS encoding AMP-binding protein; this translates as MTFTHPSLARLSERQATDYGEKTAITFAGIRYSYAQMHARTLACAADLRARGVRRGDRIAYLGPNHPATIVVLLACLRLGAIFIPLNWRLAPAELDYQLTLAEVTRLYVAPEMSETAAGLTADAGQETVRWEETTTSAPVSIVPAAEVDGDEPAFLLFTSGTTGRPKGAVLSHANLLWNSFNLLLNSDLTAADVTLVTAPLFHVIGLDQQVMTSYLRGGHMLIESKWDVDRAFDAIEHEGLTWMAGVTTMFADMLQSPRWNTADLSSLRFVNSGGAPIPVSLIEAFQAKDIMFCQGYGLTETSPGCTFLPAANALDKPGSAGRAVPFTEVEVRDASDNVCSAGVKGEIVVRGPNVTNGYWNNQAATDAAFSPGGWFHTGDIGYLDDDGFLFIVDRLKDMFISGGENVYPAEVESALFDHPAVAEAAVVAANDDRWGEVGHAFVILAASEAGADAAASPPTSEELREFLLTRLAKYKVPKYFDLVDELPRTGSGKVHKVSLRTTGGLGAHSTNTAPAPSKDNA
- a CDS encoding acetoacetate--CoA ligase, which codes for MPKVIREVPSDAIKTSRIGAFLTWVNAKFGCSFACWEDLYTWSITDIEDFWESVWEYFEVKSHSPYTSVLEERVMPHAQWFTGATLNYTEHSLGAESQADDAAVTAVSQTREDFTLTFAELRAEVARVRAGLKSLGVGKGDRVVGYLPNQPEALVAFLAAASLGAIWASCAPEFGTQSVIDRFSQVEPTVLLAIGGYMYGDKTVDRGAELAEVVAALPSLTHLVSVDYGDFTLGEGLRERFTSGVGLDHPVDVVDYADLGATSADATDTATSTGEDLEFEPVDFDHPLFILFSSGTTGKPKAIVHSHGGILLETLKNHSFHFDLGPGSQFCWFSTTAWMMWNALVGGLVVGSSIVMIDGNPNFPDPKELWRIAANTEATLMGVAPGAIMSARKAGFNPTEEFDLSTISQFGAAGAPLPAEGYEWVIDQFGPEVLLNVGCGGTDVCTGILQASPLSPVYSGEMSGASLGFAATAFDSEGNEVLDDLGELVIIQPTPSMPVTFWGENGDARYEAAYFDKYPGIWRHGDWAKFTTGGGVVVTGRSDATLNRGGVRLGTADFYTVLDALPEVTDALVIHLEDPDGGMGELVLFVQCEPGVTFTPELSTRIRAALKKRLSPRHTPDEVVPVTRIPLGRTGKKLEVPVKRIVQGATADSVASAGALQDPRSLDEYVEYARTRQSTVNA
- a CDS encoding crotonase/enoyl-CoA hydratase family protein; this translates as MTNATSSHLTDVSSQPSTTDISETLRFTTEGNIGILTLDRPAKRNALDDATVAALGEFFRTPPEVSAIVLTTVGDHFCAGLDLSEMAERDAVAGLHHSRGWHKTMGMITESEIPVVAVLQGGVIGGGLELATAAHLRVAEDSAYFALPEGKRGLFVGGGASVRVPRLIGLSRVQDMMLTGRKFDAAEAEAIGLVNYRVPVGDGLAKAKELAASIASNSPVTNYAITQTLPRIVESGRDEGYMMESLMASVAQSSTEAKDLMRSFLDGSGPKVNK